A window of Salmo trutta chromosome 33, fSalTru1.1, whole genome shotgun sequence genomic DNA:
tacttaatgcagctggtggccacaccagatactgattaaCTTTTGATTTTGTCCCACCTtttgttcaggaacacattatttcgtttctgttagtcacatgtctgtgaaacttgttcagtttgtctgttgttgactcttatgttcatacaaatatttacacatgttaagtttgctgaaaataaacacagttgacagtgagaggacgtttcttttcttgctgagtttatatacatctcatatctctctctctctcaggaacaAAGGATATTCACATAGCAGCATATACAAATCAACAAACGTGTATATGAACATCTctctagatagagagagagaaacttacTCTGGCAGGCTAGATTTATGGCCCTTTCTCTGGTTTGGTGGAAATCTGATCTGTCTGGTGCAGCAGAATGCATTCTTACTCCTCAGAAAACAGTCTGAGTCTTCTAGCAGGTTCTAGAACTTCCCATGGCTTAACTAACAGTAGTGTGAACTATGAAAGCGCAGCGGTAGTGTGGACTATACAAATAATCCACTGTCAAAACAAATGTTTGTTAAAAtttaaataacagtatgggaaGACCATTCTGCACTGTAATTTTGCCCTCTTGCACATGACAGTAGTGCCATATCTCCTTATGGTAGGTGTGACCCAGAACTCCTGTGTTTTTGTCTGCTTGTTAAAAGGTTTGTTTGGACCTGACAGGTACGGCAGCAGTGTTCATGGCCCCTTTTGCTTTGGGAGCGATGGGGTTCGGTGCTGGTGGGGTTGCAGCTGGATCAACCGCAGCAGGCATGATGTCTTCTGCAGCTGTGGCCAATGGAGGTGGGGTAGCAGCAGGGAGTCTTGTTGCTGCTCTACAGTCAGCAGGTAAAGACGACAAATTGCGTTTTTCAATGTAATGTAAATAATTGGAAACTGAATTTATCAGGACTGTCTTGAGGTCATTATTTTAACTCGTGGTTTGTACATAAGTCCTATTTATCTTGTTGTTCCTCTAGGAGCTGCAGGACTCACCAGTGTGGCCACAGCGGTTGTGGGAAGTGTAGGCGCGGCAGCCGGTGGAGCGGTGGGATGGGTGTCCTCTAAGTTCAGGGGGTGACCTTAACATTCAGCCGTACTGACGCTGGGGTCTCATCCTCGCTATGATTATATTgataataaaattgattatactGAAAATGTGTCTTTGTCCCATACTGTATGTGCTGAGCTTCAGGATAGAGAAGTTGACTATAGCATAGTGTTGAGGCTACTGAATGTTTCCATTGATTTTCTGACTGATAAAAAGGATGTGTGGAGGTTGATTAGTGAATATGAAAAGATTAGTGAGTATTGCAATGCCTGCCCTTGCTGAAGTAAATATATTAAAAATGTGTCAATGAGGTTGTAGTTATTGGTCAATTCAATTTGTCTGTATGAAATGACATTTGTGATTGAAGATTTATAAGCAATGAAAATAATGGTAGTCCAACTAATGTGGACGGGGTGCCCATTCCTAAGTGGTgcagtagtctaaggcactgcatctcagtgcaggaggcaccactacagtccctggttcgaatccaggctgtatcacatctggccatgattgggagtcccatagggcggtgcacaattggcccagcattggctggggtaggccgtcattgtaaataagaatttgttcttaactgacttgcctcgttaaataaatgAGTTCATTGTCTTGATTTGACGTTTCTTTGAGATCACTGTTTTGGGCATTTACATGTAAAATATCGTATTCACTTCGTCTTTTTATTAGAAAATGCTTGATCTTTGACAGTGGCTAGGTAAACCAACCCAAAGTGTAGGATGTACTACGTCTGCAAACAGGCCTGCAGTTTGTGAATTGTGTGGACTATCCTTTTAAGTAAACGGGAACCCAGTGGGCAAAATCTGGTTGAAAAGATGTCAATATGATGTATTTTTGTGACGTCTTATTCTGGTCACAAACTGGTTGACAAATTCCCTTAAAATGTTGGTCTTTCTAACGACCAGAATATTACATTTTTCTCACCGTATGACCAGTTGGTCATAATTGTGACCTCTATCTGACCAGCTGGCCATGAATCTGACCACTGTGTTATGTAATCTCACATTCTAAATGAGATGCCCAACCTGGTCATTTGGAAATGTTACATTTTCATTCAATACAAGGGTGACCTAAAGTCCCTGAGGTCCTTTCACCAATTTGTGAATTCCATTACAATACACCTGCAGCTGTTCGGATGACTGTATGATCAttctctccgtagccaatgtaagacctttaaacaggttaacattcacaaggccacagacGGATTGCCAGGATgtgcactgaccagctggcaagtgtcttcactgacattttcaacctctccctgtcccagtctgtaatatctacatgttttgagcaaaccaccatagtccctgtgcccaagaatgccaaggtaggGCGGGGAAGGCCCTGTAAGTTTCCCGGAAGTTGAAGTGGCAGTGTTCGAGTGTTTTAGCAACgcaagtactacagtcaatgtgttaatagaacttcggcagcctttttctcaaatttgctttaaaaTCCCCAGCGTCAATAAATGCGGACTCAGGATAtgtggtgtcgtgtctttggcatcattaaaagtgaagacctgttattttatcaaataaattctcgattaaactaatcatgtaaatgtaattaactaggaagtcggggcaccacggaaaatcttcagattacaaagttataattttctgaATATCTCTTCAGATACtttatctgatcaattagtcttctattaattaattattaCATTACATCACGtaagtctcattccaaacgttgtaaattgttggttatctgcacgagcCCATCATTTactataaatcatccatacaccaattggcttaatcatttatttactaactaaataatcacagaaatgcataaacaaacaaacagtagatattggttactaacaaagGATAGGGAAGaatccctagtgggctaagccgatatgacggcttggtggacaaagggaagtgggtgtggactgagaaagaagcgggaaagacaaaaagtatcactacacacagttgataaatatattaattgaaatgctaatccttttcACATAaacactcactcattcgggaataattgcaatcaatatatatttacgcccatgTGTCGTTGTGATCTTTCTGTTGGAatccggtccgtctgctggagagttctTCCGAGTCTCTCTGTTTCCCTGAAGATCAAAATCTtgtgtggttagaatggatacttcagagtaccattgaGAAATGTTCACATAGAATAGATGTTTGGGTGGTTGTCAATATTCTCGTCCCaggtttacataatttctagctgcagactagtaattagtatctaagatttgctcttattctgtagggatcgatagtctcagagtttaaccatttccagccgtttagccaatgctccacgtggtatagTTTTCTAGTTTTGGTACTCAAACCTGTGCCATTTCAGCTTACACCAAGGTATGCATGGTCTAAACTATTCGCAATCACAGCTCACGCTGTGGGTTTGCTCAGTCTAAAGAGGATTTTTTTTAGGAGGGGCttttattcgtaacagtagaaaTGGCGCTTCTATGACGCCTGATCATGTCTGTGGTCACGGGGGcaggccaatgacttagttaaacttgaaagggaatacaattctctcacattaaaggtttaacatcacattacatcattacatttgccgatgacacaacagtggtaggcctgatcaccgacgacaacgagacagcgtatagggaggaggtcagagacctggtcgtgtggtaccaggacaacaacctctccctcaacgtgatcaagacaaaggagatgattgtggactacaggaaaatgaggaccgagcacggccccattctcatcgacagggctgcagtggagcaggttgagagcttcaagttccttggtgtccacatcaccaacaaactaacatggtccaagcacaccatgacagtagtgaagcgggcacaacaaaacctattccccctcagggaaTAGGCATGAGTCCTgagatccttaaaaggttctacaactgcaccatcgagagcatcctgactggttgcatcactgcctggtatggcaacttctcagcctctgaccgcaaggcactacagagggtagtgtgaacggcccagtacatcactggggccaaacttcctgccatccaggacctctataccagccggggtcagaggaaggccccccccctctctccacaccactgccactttctgttgtcatctatgcatagtcactttaattaactctacctacatgtacatactacctcacctaaccggtgcccccgcacattgactctgtatcggcaCCCCTCTGtatatattattacattttttactgctgctcttttattcttatccgtattttttgaaactgcgctgttggttaggggctcgtaagtaagcatttcactgtaaggtctacacctgttgtattcggcgcacgtgactaataaaattagattttattgTCTAAGTTTGGGACAGTGCTAAAGTTGTCTATCAACTGAAAAAATGTAGCGCAACAGAACCAGTTACAACTGAAATAGCTGATCCTCAATGAATTCTAGATCTAATAGTTGTACTCATCACTTATTATTACTACAAATAGAAGATTATCACTTCTCACAATGATGCTGGTTTAGTAAAGTAAAAGCTTAATCAGTGTCTTGCAAGaaaaagctgaatcaatgtcctGCAAGATCACAATGATTAATTATTATTTAACATTTTACATAAAAAATTGCAGTAAACCCACTGCTCTtcggctatagaaggttgtagcgcagcctctgaatgtcatagAGACAAACCAAAGATATCGCAAATGCATCGGAGTCACGTCTTAGTCACgtcagcttgtttctagcataaagcttCCGGACTAAAGCATGGTTTTATATAATCATGTCCATTTAATTTGAATTAAAATCAATTAAATCAGTAGCAAGCTTTGGACCCCAGGATGAttaactgctgccttggcagttttggccttggcagcagctaatgtggaataaaataaaaatacctctggtcctcctcatcttcacGCTCTCCCTCAAACGGAATAGGACATCAGTAGGCCTAGTCAGCGCACAGATATagcattgtttattttatttttttacaaattgacTCCCCTCAAGTGCCGCTGTACACAGCACagtcattggttaggcagcaAAAAAGGGTttatctgtgcctcaacacaatcctgtctctgagatcTATGGGCAATTCCTttgaccccatggcttggtttttgctctgacatatactgtcaactgtgggaccttatatatagaaaggtgtgtgcctttccaaatcctttccaatcaattgaatttaacacaggtggactccaatcaagttgtcaaAACATCTAAGGgaagatcaatggaaataggacgcacctgagctcaatttcgagtatcatagcaaagggtctgaatacttatgtaaataaggtatttttaatttaatttgtaataaattagcaacattttctaaacctgtttttgctttgttattatcgggtattgtgtgtagattgaggaaaaacatgtatttaatcgattttagaataaggctgtaacgtaaaacattttggaaaaagggaagggatctgaacagtttccaaatgcactgtagctactggacaatgtggtgaagaacctcaggaggctgaagacatttGGCTTGGCCACTAAGTctctcacaaacttctacagatgcaccattgagagcatcatgTCGGGCTGTATTACCGCCTGGTACGTCAATTACCCCATCCACAAGCgcagggttctccagagggtggtgtggtcagccCAAATCACCAGGAAGGcctagaagatcatcaaggacctcagccacccaaacTATGGCCTGTTCACCCTACTGGAGGCAAAATAAACAACACCTGTTTACGCAAGTTgatggctagcggagtagaacacttgaaaaggAGAGCCTTGCACTCTAGGAGGTCAAATGCGATCATTTTATAACCAATGTTTCGGCAGACAAGCTGtattcatcagggtataatgacaaacactgcaggccACTAATTTATATCCTTTGAAaggagacacacaggtgtctgcaATCATGGTGGCTTGATTTGAACCAAGCTTGATTTCATTGGTTGATTTACAGATATAAATAGAACATATAAAAAAGCATGGATGGATAACAtccgatcatagatacaatttggctacataggccaacaaacatttacaatgcaTAGCAAAAACACAATAATCCCAAGAATGGCTTCAGAGCTATatctacgttgagaccgaagggagaaagggtctttaaattaaaaacCCCAGACAGTTGGCCTGGAGTAGGATTAGATAGGGTTAAATGGTGGAAAGGGGTGGTGGTTTTTTAGTGAGGGCTAATAGTTGGCAGGGTCAATTTCCTTTTCCCCAATTTTGTATTATCGTATCACAAAGTATAATGGATTGTACAGTATGTGACTGCAATATGGCAATTGGTGTAGTCTGCCATTAACACTTAAAGGAGGACATATCAGTGCAGCCATAGACACTgtgccagtggtggaaaaagtactcaattgtcatacttgagtaaaagtaaagataccttaatagaaattgactcaagtaaaagtgaaagccaacaagtaaaatactacttggttaaaagtctaaaagtatttggttttaaataaaattaagtatcaaaagtaaatggaattgctaaaatgtacttaagtatcaaaagtaaaagtacaaacgatttcaaattccttatattaaattaagcatttgtgtttagtgagtccgccagatcagaggcagtagggatgaccagggaggttctcttgataagtgtgtgaattggacaattttcctgtcaaaatgtaacgagtacttttggtatcagggaaaatgtaaggagtaaaaagtacattattttctttag
This region includes:
- the LOC115172696 gene encoding uncharacterized protein LOC115172696 isoform X1, encoding MVSVSVIAMAVGTGLFGPDRYGSSVHGPFCFGSDGVRCWWGCSWINRSRHDVFCSCGQWRWGSSRESCCCSTVSRSCRTHQCGHSGCGKCRRGSRWSGGMGVL
- the LOC115172696 gene encoding interferon alpha-inducible protein 27-like protein 2A isoform X2 codes for the protein MVSVSVIAMAVGTGTAAVFMAPFALGAMGFGAGGVAAGSTAAGMMSSAAVANGGGVAAGSLVAALQSAGAAGLTSVATAVVGSVGAAAGGAVGWVSSKFRG